The DNA window GCGGCACGGGGTCTGTCTGGGCATCTTTCTGGTCCTTGCGCTGTCGTTCTACTCGCCCGTCGTCTTCGAAGGAAATACCTTCCAGGGGGGCGACAATACGACCTTTCGTGCCAACGCGCAGGTGACGATCGAGCACCACGAGCAGACAGGGGAATGGCCTCGCTGGGCGCCAAATGTATTCAGCGGGATGCCCTACATCAACTACAAGACGGCGGTCACGCAGCTCGACGATGTTGTGAGCATGGCTCGCAGTGTGGCCTGGCCGGTGGGGCATCTGTTTGTGCTAATGATGGGGGTGTACTTCCTGGTCTTCTATCTGACCCGAAATCAATTCTCGGGCTTGCTCTCGGGGGTGGCGTTTGGCTTTACGACCTACATCCCCATCATCATCGCAGTGGGGCACAACACGAAGTTTATCGCGCTGGCCTACGCCCCGTACGTCCTGCTCGCCTTCGCGTACACCCTGCGCAACCCGTCGGCATGGGGGAGCCTCCTGTTTGCGGGCGCCCTGGCCCTCCAATTGCGGGCCAAGCACCCGCAGATCGTCTTTTATACGGGAATGCTCCTCCTGCTCTGGTGGGGTGTGGAGGTCATTGGGGCGGTGCGGGAAGACCGGGTGCCGGCACTGGCCACGTCGACTGGCTGGCTCGGCCTCGGGACGGTGCTGGGGCTCTGTATGGCGGCGCATCCCTACCTCGCCCGGTACGAGCACAAGCAATTCTCGGTGCGGGGGGCGGCCGCCACGGCCGGCGGGGGCGACGGTGGGGGGGGCGGTGGCATGGGCTGGGAGGCGGCGATGCGCTGGAGCCAGGGACCGGGCGAGCTTTTCACGTTCGCGGTGGCCGATGCCTTCGGCGGCGGGGGACAGACCTACTGGGGGCCTAAGACCTTCACCGAGGGGCCGCACTACCTGACGGGGGTCGTCCTGTCCCTAGCGGGCCTCGCTGCGTGGAAGGTGCGAACCTGGCTGGTATGGGGGCTTGGGCTCGCCACGCTCGGCACCGCGCTGTTCTCGCTGGGCAAGTACGCCGCCTGGATCAACTGGCCCTTCTTCCAATACTTCCCTTTCTTCGACGCCTTCCGGGGGCCGGAGATGTGGCTGAGCATCACGGCCCTCACCCTGATCGTGCTCGCGGGAATTGGGCTCGACTACGCGCTGCGGCGCGACGAGACACAGAGCCGTCGGCAGCGGCAGCAGACCGACCCTCGACAGCGACCCATTTTGATTGCGTTTGGGGTCGTGTTCGCGGTCGTCGGTCTGGTCTGGCTGGCCCCCAACACGGTTCTCGACTTCGAGAAGCCGAACGAAGAACAGCGCATCCGGCAGGCCCTGTTGCGCCAGAATCCAAATGTGTCGCCCCAAAACCCCAAAGTCCAGCAGGCGGTGCGACAACAGGTGCGAAAGCTGAAGGAGCAGCGCCGGGGGGCCTTCTCGACGGACGCGCAGCGCACCCTGCTGTTTTTGGCGCTGGCGGCTGGGGCTCTCGTCCTGTACCGGCGCCGCACCCTTCCGGCGTGGGGGGCGGGGGTAGCGGTGGTGGCGGTGGTGGCCATCGACCTCTGGGGGGTGGACACCCGCTACATGAATGAGGATCGCTACTCGCCGGGCGGGACCGAGCAGACCATCCCCACCTACCAGTTTGATCAGTTCATCAAGCAGCGGCAGCAGGAGGCCGGGGGGCTGGGGCGCTTTCGCGTCCTTTCGTTGGCGGAGGGCAATCCCACGAGTACGGCCCGTCCGTCGTACCACTACGAGTCCGTCGGCGGGTACCATGGGGCCAAGCTGCAACGCTACCAGGACTACCTCGACCACATCCTGCGGCTGACGGAACGGGGCGGCCCGAACGAGAACGCCCTCGACCTCATGAATACGCGCTACATTGTGGCGCGGCAACAGCTGCCGGGCACCGAGGTAGCGTATCGCAGCGAACAGTCCGGCGTGCTGGTGCTCGAAAATCCGGATGCCGTTCCACGAGGATTTCTCGTCGGGG is part of the Salinibacter ruber DSM 13855 genome and encodes:
- a CDS encoding YfhO family protein; its protein translation is MASSARSPAPRAAHADTMWTRLPPLARHGVCLGIFLVLALSFYSPVVFEGNTFQGGDNTTFRANAQVTIEHHEQTGEWPRWAPNVFSGMPYINYKTAVTQLDDVVSMARSVAWPVGHLFVLMMGVYFLVFYLTRNQFSGLLSGVAFGFTTYIPIIIAVGHNTKFIALAYAPYVLLAFAYTLRNPSAWGSLLFAGALALQLRAKHPQIVFYTGMLLLLWWGVEVIGAVREDRVPALATSTGWLGLGTVLGLCMAAHPYLARYEHKQFSVRGAAATAGGGDGGGGGGMGWEAAMRWSQGPGELFTFAVADAFGGGGQTYWGPKTFTEGPHYLTGVVLSLAGLAAWKVRTWLVWGLGLATLGTALFSLGKYAAWINWPFFQYFPFFDAFRGPEMWLSITALTLIVLAGIGLDYALRRDETQSRRQRQQTDPRQRPILIAFGVVFAVVGLVWLAPNTVLDFEKPNEEQRIRQALLRQNPNVSPQNPKVQQAVRQQVRKLKEQRRGAFSTDAQRTLLFLALAAGALVLYRRRTLPAWGAGVAVVAVVAIDLWGVDTRYMNEDRYSPGGTEQTIPTYQFDQFIKQRQQEAGGLGRFRVLSLAEGNPTSTARPSYHYESVGGYHGAKLQRYQDYLDHILRLTERGGPNENALDLMNTRYIVARQQLPGTEVAYRSEQSGVLVLENPDAVPRGFLVGETEVVDGAEATWEQLRDSSFEPRRTALLPEPLDAPVAPIDSNSTADVTLEQYEPEEIRWTVSTDAPRFFVASEVHYPAGWNAYLDGERVPIHRTNYLLRGVHVPEGEHTLEMRFEPAADRYGRWIAWTSTILVYGGVLTLAGLRVRRRWFEEEAADEADAS